TGATTACTTTGAGATTAGATAAGCTTTTTTCACACAGATTTCAGTTTCTTTGCTTAAAAAACCCCTGTCTTTATATAATCAATACGGCAATTAATCGCCACCGGCTTTTAATCCACTGCCCACATTTTTTGTGCAGTCAATGTTTTGCCACTCATCCTGACAGTCTGTTTTTCAGTCTTTCATCGACTTGAATTTTACACTAACAGAGTTTAAAAATCAATATCAAATTTTCTTATTAAATAGAATTTAAGTTCCAGAATTTTTCTTAATCTATTTTACCGGTGTTCCACACTTGGGACAGAAATTCGCAGCTTCCTTGAGGGGATTACCACACTTGCCACAAAAATGAGCCACAGCTTTCTCCTCCGTCTGGCTCTGACCGCCGCCAACGATTTTCCCTAAATACATCCGCCACTGTTCAAACATTTTTCTTAAGTACTCACTACTCAGTGCCTGATGCAATAATTTAAGATTACCAGCTTCGTTTTCAAGCGAGAGCAGATGATTGGTAAAGGCAGTTGGAATTACCGACTTTCGATCCAAAACACTTTTCTTCCCATTAATCAGACCTACTGCTTCAATCCCAGCTACTCCAATCCAGGCTGTCATCAATTCTGTTCCCAGGCTTTTTGACAAATCATCCAGAAGCAAAACTTCCTGGCCATCCTCATTTTTTTTCTTAACAAAACCAAGGCTTTCGATCTGCTCCAGATGCTTTGCCGACAAAACCAGTTTATGGCTCTTCATCCCTGGTGTTAATGCGATAAAGGCGGGCATCAGCCAACGAACATCATTGGATAAAATTTCATTTTTCAAACCCAGAATAAAGTCCCTCGAAGTCAGTTCAATTTCTTCAACTCTCTGATGACTCAACAGACTCTCCAGCACTGCCCGGCGATACAGATCCAGACAGTAGAAGGCACAAATAATTGTCTCGGGATCCTCTTGACCATGAAAAATCTCCCGATAATTATTATTGTCTTCCGTACAATATATGTCAATCCACCAGTTTAGAAAAGCCTCCCAGCCAGCGAACAGAATTAACTTTATCTGTCCCTCTGAATCAGTAAAGTTGGCCAGAACCATCTGATTTTTTTGTGACAGGAAAACATAAAATATTTCTTCCATCGATGCTCCACCACCCGTATGGAAGCGGAGACGAAGGTCTGGCTCATTCAAAAGATAACTAATAGTTTGAGCATGGGGACTGGCTAAAAGTCGGTTCAGGCTTTCTGATTTTTCTGTCTGAACAGACAAATTCGTCTGCTTTTCATAAATCAGCAATTCGTTGGATTGTCCAGCCAGAAATCCCAACTCCTCCTTTGTTATTGCAAAACTGCCGACAATCGGCGTATTCTGATTTGTCATTATTTATCCCTCCTGATCGGTGCTTGACCGCTATTTATTAAACTTCTGCATGGATTCCATCAGTGCCGACATCTGTTGAGATACTTTTTGCGGCGTCAGCCCCATCCCTCTTAATATATCTTCTGCCTCGACTACACTTAAACCCTCGGTTCCGACTCTTTCCATAACATTCATCGCCGTAAACAACTGGTCAGGAATTTTCACCACTTCTTTGCCTTTAGCAATATTGATGGCTTTAACCTGCTCACAGACCTGATTTTTAAACTGTTTGGTGGTTTGACGCATCGATTCTTCACTGAGACTTTCCGCCTCAGCCAGCAATCTGGCTTTTTCTTCTCCAGTAGCCGATTTTGCCTGTTCACGAAGGGCAGCGGCATCATTTTCCCACTCATTCCCCTTATATTCCATGGTCTTGGCACCTGCTTCAATATCACCCAGTTCCTTAACCGTTCCATCCTTCTTGATCATTTCTTTCAAATCTGAATCACTGGCGCCATAGCCTTCAGCAGAACGATGATCCACCGCCGAAACATCCATTTCTTTAGAGAACTTCTTAACAGCTTCATCGTCAATTACTTCAAGGCCTTCCTTATTAATCTTTGTTGGCAGTTTACCATCGTGGAACTGTTTATAGTACTCTTCATTAAAAATGCGTTTGGTGTCTTCTGCTGGAATATCTTTATATACCGGAATCACTTTACCTGTTTTGGGATCAATCGTTTCTCCAACCTGGACACGATAGGTCTTATCAATATCGTAACTACTCTTATCCCCGCTTTTTATTGTTTCTCCCACATTACCTTCATTGTAACTACCTGCTTTTGTACCGTCTGTGGTACTGCCGGTTTTTTTCGCAAATCCAGTCGGGTCCGCAGCATCAGAGACGTCCATTGTATTGGTTGCCCCAACAGTTTTAACCTGATCTTGCTTAACACCATATTCTTTGGCAATTCGCTCCTTGGCATTTAAATCAGCTATTTCATTTTTGTGCGCCATCTTACTGTTAAATGATTCCCGCAGCGTATCTCCGTCAGTGCCTTTAGCATCATTCATCACATGCATAGCATGTTTGTCCTTCTGCACTTCTTTCATAGCGTCTTCATAGGCTTTTTTAGCATCCGGAGAATCCGGATTCGCCTCCAGATTTTTCTGAGCTGTTTCCAACTCATTGACTTTCTGTTTGCCGGTTTCCCGACCCTTTCTAAACATTTCATCACGCTCAACAGCATCAGCGTTTTTCGTATGATTCTTACGATAGTTTTCAATCAGATCATCTGCTTCTTTACCGGCATTGTCACCCTGTTTTTGAATCATCTTAGTCTGCTTTTCGTAGGCTTCCTTGTCGACTTTCAGTTTTTTATCCGCATCAGGGGTATGGGCCGCATCTCCGGTCTTCGCTTTATCCAGATCATCCGCCACTTCATCTGTCATCTTGGAGGCCTTTCCGGCATCATCGCCAACATCGCCAGCCGTCTTCGCTGCTTTTCCAGCATCGTCGCCAACATCACCTGCTGTCTTTGCTGCTTTTCCAGCATCGTCGCCAACATCTCCGGCCACTTTCGCTGCTTTTCCGGCATCATCGCCAACATCTCCGGCCACTTTCGCTGCTTTTCCGGCATCGTCGCCAACATCACCTGCCATCTTTGCTGCTTTTCCAGCATCGTCGCCAACATCTCCAACCATCCTTGATGCTTTTCCGATGTCGTCACTTACCTCACCGGCTGTCTGCGACGCTTTTTGAGCAAGTTTTTTATTAATTTTGTTAACCGCCTGATCAGCACTTTCTTCAACAATCAAGCCTGGTTTTCCTGCTTTTCCCGGTTTTGTGGTGGTTAAATCATCTATTTTTGAACCAACAACATCTACCAGATCACCCAGTTTTTTCGAGGCAAATTTGGCTGATTTTTTAGCCAATGCAATTCCTTTTTCTCCTGCTTTTTCAATTCCCAACGAAAAAATTTCATCAACCACTACTTTTTCCATTGCTGCTCGTGTTGCTTCCAGCCCAGATTTCCCTTCATCGATCCCTTTTTTGACGTTATTAAGCGCTTCCAATACAGTCATCCCATACTCTGATGCGCCACCGGTCGCAATACCAATCGCAGCTCGACCAACGATCCCAGAATAAGACGTATTACCATCTTCATCTTCACCTGTCACAACGTTTCTGATCGTTTCAACATTGGCTTTCATTGCCGAATTAATATCCTTATACCACGGATCTTCTTCCCATCGTTTTCCAGAATCGCCAGTTGTTCGACCTTCAATGCGGCCCTCGATAACTTTTTTAATTTTCTCCAGTTGTTCGTTATCCAATTCTTTTCCGGCCAGCATATCGTCTTTTAATTTCTGCAAAGCCCCATCTACATCGCCAGCACCCCCTGGAGTACCAATATTATATTTATCGGCAATTGCCTGAATCTGATCAACCCTCTTATAATCATCCAAGGCCTTGTCAATCGCCTTACTGTTGGCATCTGTACGATTGGCAAATTTCTCCATTGTTTCCTGAGAAATCGCCTTATCTACTGCCAGATCCTTTTGCCATTGTTCAAACTTTTTGGGATCAAAATAATTTCCAGTCTCAGTATTAATCCACTCTCCCGTTTTTCCGTCATACTCTAGCTCATAGGTTTGCCCATCTGTCGCTCCTATCAGAACCTTTCTGTCACCATCTTTAGGAAGCGAAGGATCTGGAACACTTTCATTTTCAGTCCCCTCAAAGGTTTTAGGTAATGACCCGTCATCAGAGTTTCCTGTCGTTGGCTCACTATCCGGCCCGTCCACAGGATGTTTTTCTAAAGTATTCATCGGATCTTCTGGTCCGATTACATCGGAATCCTCAGTCTTTCCGCCGATTTCTGTGCCGCTTCCATCTGTTGGTTCAGCTTCGATCGGTTCATCCCATTTTTTCGGTCCATATTTTTCTGCAGTTTTAGGGTAGGGTTGACCTAAAGGCGGTTCTTCCGGCTCCAGTTTTCCCGCTCCAAACGGGGTAACTTTGCCTTCTCCAAAAGGATTGGTCATTCCGGTATCTTCTTCCGGATCTCGCCAGTGTTTTCCATTCCGATCATAACCGTCAGCATTGTAACCACTCCAATGATAGCCTTCTTTATCGTATCCCTGACGATTATAACCCCAGGGATCATAACCGCTGCGATTGTAGCCTTCATAATCAAAACCTTGTTGGTCATAACCATCTTTATCATAACCATCAGCGTTAAAGTCCTTACGATTATATCCGTTTTCGTCGTAACCTTCCCTGTTGTAGCCGTCCTTATCAAAACCCTCTTTGTTGTACCCCTCCTCGTCAAAACCCTTCTTATCAAAACCTTCTTTATTCAGGCCATTCTTATCGAAACCATTTTTGTCATACCCCTCTTTATTATAGCCATCTTTATCAAAACCATTTTTATCATAGCCGTTCTTGTCAAAGCCGTTTTTATCATATTTTCCATAATCTTCTCTGGCATTGCCATATTTATCAAAACCATTTTTATTATAGCCCTCAGCATCATAACCATTTTTGTCATAGCCTTGGGCATTGTAACCCTCTTGGTCATAACCCTGGGCATCATATCCCTCTTGGTCATATCCCTGGGCATCATATCCCTCTTGGTCATAACCTTCGGCATCATATCCCTCTTTGTCATAACCTTGAGCATCATATCCCTCTTTGTCATAACCTTCGGCATCATATCCCTCTTTGTCATATCCTTGGGCATTGTAACCTTCTTTGTCATATCCTTGGGCATCATATCCCTCTTTGTCATATCCTTGGGCATTGTAACCTTCTTTGTCATATCCTTGGGCATCATATCCCTCTTTGTCATATCCTTGGGCATCATATCCCTCTTTGTCATAGCCTTGGGCATTGTAACCTTCTTTGTCATATCCCTGGGCATCATATCCCTCTTTGTCATAGCCTTGGGCATTGTAACCTTCTTTGTCATAACCCTGGGCATCATATCCCTCTTTGTCATATCCTTGGGCATTGTAACCCTTCTTGTCATAACCTTGGGCATCATATCCCTCTTTGTCATAACCTTCGGCATCATATCCCTCTTTGTCATAACCCTCGGCATCATATCCCTCTTTGTCATAACCCTCGGCATCATATCCCTCTTTGTCATAACCTTCGGCATCATATCCCTCTTTGTCATAACCTTCGGCATCATATCCCTCTTTGTCATAACCTTCGGCATCATATCCCTCTTTGTCATAACCTTCGGCATCATATCCCTCTTTGTCATATCCTTCGCTATCATAGCCCTTTTTATCATATCCCTCAGAATCATAACCTTTTTTGTCATAACCCTCAGCATCATAGCCATTCCGGTCATATCCTTCGGCATCATATCCGTTTTGGTCATATTCTTTGTCCAATGTACTTTCTTCAGTCAGAATTTCATCCGCTGCAGCAGCTTGTTCAACCCCTTCTGAATACGTATCTTCACTGTCCAAAACGCCCGAAATATCCACTTCCATTATTCCGGAATCGGACGCAATCAGTGTTTCATCTGGTACGGCATCCGTATAACTTTCAGTCTTTCTGAACTTTTCATCGATCATTCCCGACACATCGATTACCGTTTGTCCGGGTCCTGTATCAAGCGTATCCTCTTCCGGCATTACCCCGCTAAAATCAGACATTGTCTCGGACATCTGATTCTTTTGCGTTAACCCTACCGAGCCATCTGTACCAATTCCCGCACGCTCATTCCCTTTTAACCCTGAGCCCACAGTTTCGGAACCACTAACTGAGGTGCCACCACTCATTGTTCCACCAGACCCGCTGCTCATTGAACCACCAGTGCCGCCGCTCATTGAGCCACCAGACCCGCCGCTCATTGAACCACCAGACCCGCCACCACCGGCCAAACCTGCCAGCGCACCAAGAGCGGTAACCAGCAGTCCCGGAACAATCACACCTGTAACGGCCTGAGTGTTATTTTCCGGTCCCGGAATATTTCCAACTGAACCAATGACAGATGTTGAATCACCATAATTTACGATTCCATTATTTAAGGAATCCTGGCCGTATTCACTAGAGTCATTAGAAACTGGACTTTCCGCAAATCCTTCACCCGTCACTTCACTGGGATTTGTATTTGAAATAACCGAATCTATATCCGGAGCCTGACCACCAATCAAACCATTTTTTTGCAGGGCGTTCAAGGCGACTTGGGTATACTCAGTCGCAGCTGCCAAACTCTGTTCCTGACTGTTAACCTCT
This genomic interval from Eubacteriaceae bacterium ES3 contains the following:
- a CDS encoding zinc ribbon domain-containing protein, which codes for MTNQNTPIVGSFAITKEELGFLAGQSNELLIYEKQTNLSVQTEKSESLNRLLASPHAQTISYLLNEPDLRLRFHTGGGASMEEIFYVFLSQKNQMVLANFTDSEGQIKLILFAGWEAFLNWWIDIYCTEDNNNYREIFHGQEDPETIICAFYCLDLYRRAVLESLLSHQRVEEIELTSRDFILGLKNEILSNDVRWLMPAFIALTPGMKSHKLVLSAKHLEQIESLGFVKKKNEDGQEVLLLDDLSKSLGTELMTAWIGVAGIEAVGLINGKKSVLDRKSVIPTAFTNHLLSLENEAGNLKLLHQALSSEYLRKMFEQWRMYLGKIVGGGQSQTEEKAVAHFCGKCGNPLKEAANFCPKCGTPVK